A genomic segment from Flavobacterium sp. 9R encodes:
- the trpD gene encoding anthranilate phosphoribosyltransferase: MKNILNRLINHEMLSKEEAKNVLINISNGSYNPSQIASFLTVYMMRSISIDELAGFREALLDLCIKVDLSVYNAIDLCGTGGDGKDTFNISTLASFVAAGAGIKVAKHGNYGVSSISGSSNVLEKMGVQFSNDASFLEKCIDQAGICVLHAPLFHPAMKNVGPIRKELAVKTFFNMLGPMVNPSFPKNQLVGVFNLELARMYGYLYQNTEVNFTILHALDGYDEISLTCPTKTITKTMEGMLHPTDFGVSLLSQNEIEGGKTIEESATMFHTILSGKGTEAQNNVVCANAAMAIATVTQCTPLEGFQIAKESLLSGKGLVALNKLKELSN, translated from the coding sequence ATGAAAAACATATTAAACAGACTCATCAATCACGAAATGCTCTCTAAAGAAGAAGCAAAAAATGTATTGATTAATATATCCAACGGAAGTTATAATCCTAGTCAAATTGCCTCTTTTTTGACTGTTTATATGATGCGCAGCATTAGCATAGACGAGTTAGCTGGTTTCAGAGAAGCATTATTGGATTTGTGTATCAAAGTTGATTTATCCGTCTACAATGCCATTGATTTATGTGGTACAGGAGGCGATGGAAAAGACACCTTTAACATCTCCACTTTAGCTTCCTTTGTTGCAGCGGGAGCAGGAATTAAAGTTGCCAAACACGGCAATTACGGCGTGTCTTCTATTTCTGGTTCCAGTAATGTACTCGAAAAAATGGGAGTCCAGTTTAGTAACGACGCCTCATTTTTAGAAAAATGTATTGACCAAGCGGGTATTTGCGTGTTGCACGCACCTCTTTTTCATCCTGCAATGAAAAATGTAGGACCCATACGAAAAGAACTGGCGGTAAAAACCTTTTTTAATATGTTGGGGCCGATGGTCAATCCTTCCTTTCCCAAAAATCAATTGGTTGGGGTTTTTAATTTAGAATTAGCCAGAATGTATGGCTATTTGTATCAAAACACCGAGGTGAATTTTACTATCCTGCACGCACTCGATGGCTACGATGAGATTTCATTGACGTGTCCAACCAAAACAATTACCAAAACAATGGAAGGTATGTTGCATCCGACTGATTTTGGTGTGTCTCTTTTGTCTCAAAACGAAATCGAAGGCGGAAAAACCATTGAAGAATCAGCAACTATGTTCCATACTATTCTTTCAGGAAAAGGAACGGAAGCTCAAAACAATGTGGTTTGTGCCAATGCTGCTATGGCCATTGCAACCGTTACCCAATGCACTCCTTTAGAAGGATTTCAAATAGCGAAAGAAAGTTTGCTATCTGGCAAAGGCTTGGTAGCTTTGAACAAACTAAAAGAGTTAAGTAACTAA
- a CDS encoding anthranilate synthase component I family protein, whose translation MKAYLLNTHYKQILADTITPVSVYLKIRDKFPNSLLLESSDYHGNDNSFSYICCNPIASFKIENEIITKNYPDGTSETINIDSSTKIPEIIQNFSSQFESKKNDFKFINNGLFGYIAYDAVRYFEKVSIAKKENSTTIPDVYYAVYQNIIAINHFKNEAYIFCHSLDGKNNISEIEQLLQSRNIASYKFSKEGEGFSNLTDEEFKHNVALAKKHCFRGDVFQLVLSRRFTQGFKGDEFNVYRALRSINPSPYLFFFDYGDFKLFGSSPEAQIIVKNRKAEIHPIAGTFKRTGDDEKDAVLAKALSEDKKENSEHVMLVDLARNDLSRNGHDVQVERYREVQFFSHVIHLVSKVTGYLHEKALTLQVVADTFPAGTLSGAPKHRAMQLIEEYEKTNRAFYGGAIGFMDFEGNFNHAIMIRTFLSKNHQLHSQAGAGIVASSDEESEMQEVYNKLRALNTALDLAETI comes from the coding sequence ATGAAAGCCTATTTATTAAATACCCATTACAAGCAAATCCTTGCCGACACCATTACACCCGTTAGTGTTTATTTAAAAATTAGAGATAAATTCCCTAACAGTTTATTATTGGAAAGTAGTGATTATCATGGAAACGATAACAGTTTCTCCTACATTTGCTGCAATCCTATTGCTTCTTTTAAAATAGAAAACGAAATCATCACTAAGAATTATCCAGATGGAACTTCAGAAACTATTAACATAGATTCTTCTACCAAAATACCTGAGATTATTCAGAACTTTTCAAGTCAATTTGAATCCAAGAAAAATGATTTTAAATTCATAAATAACGGGCTATTTGGTTACATTGCTTATGATGCTGTTCGCTATTTCGAAAAAGTAAGTATTGCAAAAAAAGAAAACAGCACGACTATCCCAGATGTATATTATGCGGTATACCAAAACATCATAGCCATCAATCATTTCAAAAACGAAGCCTATATTTTTTGTCATAGTTTGGATGGAAAAAATAATATTTCTGAAATCGAACAACTCTTGCAATCTCGAAACATTGCTTCGTATAAATTCTCAAAAGAAGGCGAAGGTTTTTCGAACCTTACAGATGAAGAATTCAAACACAATGTGGCATTAGCCAAAAAACATTGTTTCCGTGGCGATGTTTTTCAATTGGTTTTATCACGACGTTTTACACAAGGTTTCAAAGGCGATGAATTTAATGTGTATCGTGCTTTGCGAAGCATTAACCCTTCCCCCTATTTATTCTTTTTTGACTATGGTGATTTCAAATTATTCGGTTCTTCTCCGGAAGCTCAGATTATTGTAAAAAACAGAAAAGCCGAAATTCACCCTATCGCAGGAACATTCAAACGAACAGGCGATGATGAAAAAGATGCTGTTTTAGCCAAAGCTCTTTCTGAAGATAAAAAAGAGAATAGTGAACATGTGATGCTTGTAGATTTAGCCAGAAATGATTTAAGTCGCAACGGACATGACGTTCAAGTAGAAAGATACCGTGAGGTGCAATTTTTCTCCCATGTTATCCATTTAGTTTCCAAAGTTACAGGGTATTTACACGAAAAAGCCCTAACGTTACAAGTGGTCGCAGACACCTTCCCTGCTGGAACGTTGAGTGGCGCTCCAAAACATAGAGCTATGCAATTGATTGAAGAGTATGAAAAAACCAATCGTGCTTTTTATGGAGGTGCCATAGGTTTTATGGATTTTGAAGGCAATTTTAATCACGCAATTATGATTCGAACTTTCTTGAGCAAAAACCATCAATTGCATTCACAAGCAGGTGCAGGAATCGTAGCAAGCTCTGATGAAGAAAGCGAAATGCAAGAAGTTTATAACAAACTTAGAGCCTTAAATACCGCATTGGATTTGGCAGAGACGATTTAA
- a CDS encoding alkaline phosphatase — protein sequence MNRRNFFKNGSLFALGTTLLNPFESPANELDLSNFHKNKKAKNIIVIVSDGMSIGTLNMADLYLTRKTGKGSNWMQLYKDKKVSRALMDMASASSIVTDSAAASSSWGSGFRVKNGSLNIGTKGEEYLPIWQKFQKAGKMAGCVTTVPITHATPAGFCISSKSRNSQEGIAELYLDLKFDVMLGGGDNYFSADIRKDKRDLYKDFKDKGFTVVKNKTEMWSNDNSKPILGVFDKEGLPYSKDRESSKELTNSIPTLAEMTQRAIDKMKNHPKGFVLQVEAGKVDWAAHGNDVAGLIYDQVAHDEAIKVAIDFAEKDQNTLVIITSDHGNANPGIVYGKDANDNFDSIQKYTQTNDWILNGIGKETSVAQVIERIEYANKIILKEEEAKEILSYYTNIKLEDGLYNPRHLPLKALGDIQKKRNSVGWISTDHSADYTELAMFGPGSQLLSPFIKNTDLHYLMLQAAEIENIF from the coding sequence ATGAACAGACGGAATTTCTTCAAAAATGGTTCCCTTTTCGCTCTTGGAACAACTTTACTAAATCCATTCGAAAGTCCTGCAAACGAATTAGATTTATCCAATTTTCACAAAAATAAAAAAGCAAAAAACATTATAGTTATCGTAAGTGATGGGATGAGCATTGGCACACTTAACATGGCTGATCTTTATTTAACCAGAAAAACTGGTAAAGGCAGCAACTGGATGCAATTATATAAAGACAAAAAAGTTAGTCGTGCATTAATGGATATGGCTTCTGCCTCATCGATTGTAACCGATTCTGCTGCTGCGAGTTCCTCTTGGGGTAGTGGATTTCGCGTTAAAAATGGTTCCTTAAATATTGGAACTAAAGGAGAAGAGTATTTACCAATTTGGCAAAAGTTTCAAAAAGCTGGAAAAATGGCTGGTTGCGTTACAACAGTTCCAATTACGCATGCTACACCTGCTGGATTTTGCATTTCTTCTAAAAGCAGAAACAGTCAAGAAGGAATAGCCGAACTGTATCTAGATTTAAAATTTGATGTCATGCTGGGTGGTGGCGACAACTACTTTTCTGCTGATATTCGAAAAGACAAAAGAGATCTCTATAAAGATTTTAAAGATAAAGGTTTTACTGTAGTCAAAAACAAAACTGAAATGTGGTCTAACGACAATAGCAAACCAATATTAGGCGTTTTTGACAAAGAAGGACTTCCTTATTCAAAAGACAGAGAAAGCAGCAAAGAACTAACCAATAGCATCCCTACTCTTGCAGAAATGACACAAAGAGCTATTGATAAAATGAAAAATCATCCAAAAGGATTCGTTTTACAAGTAGAAGCAGGAAAGGTAGACTGGGCAGCTCATGGAAATGATGTAGCTGGGTTAATTTATGATCAAGTCGCACATGATGAAGCTATAAAAGTAGCTATAGATTTTGCCGAAAAAGATCAAAATACTCTAGTAATAATAACTTCTGATCATGGGAATGCTAATCCTGGTATAGTATATGGAAAAGATGCCAATGATAACTTTGATAGTATTCAAAAATATACCCAAACCAATGATTGGATTTTAAATGGTATCGGAAAAGAAACTAGTGTAGCGCAAGTAATAGAAAGAATTGAGTATGCTAATAAGATAATTTTAAAAGAAGAGGAAGCTAAGGAAATTTTAAGCTACTATACTAATATAAAACTTGAAGATGGACTTTACAATCCAAGGCACTTACCTCTTAAAGCGTTAGGAGATATTCAGAAAAAGCGCAACTCAGTAGGCTGGATTAGTACAGACCATTCAGCTGATTATACTGAACTAGCTATGTTTGGACCAGGAAGTCAACTTTTATCTCCATTTATAAAAAACACTGACCTTCATTATTTGATGCTTCAAGCTGCAGAAATAGAAAATATATTTTAA
- a CDS encoding aminodeoxychorismate/anthranilate synthase component II yields the protein MKKILVIDNYDSFTYNLVHYLEDLDCEVTVYRNDEFDLDEIAHFDKILLSPGPGIPDEAGLLKAVIQKYGPTKSIFGVCLGQQAIGEVYGGTLSNLDKVYHGVATTVKTIVNDELLFDGLEPTFEVGRYHSWVVDANVPDVLEITSIDENGQVMSLRHKTYDVRGVQFHPESVLTPDGKKMLENWVKN from the coding sequence ATGAAAAAAATACTAGTCATAGACAATTACGATAGCTTCACGTACAACTTAGTACATTATTTAGAAGATTTAGATTGTGAAGTAACGGTGTACCGAAACGATGAATTTGATTTGGATGAAATCGCTCATTTCGACAAAATTTTATTATCGCCAGGACCAGGTATCCCCGACGAAGCAGGCTTGCTCAAAGCAGTGATTCAAAAATACGGTCCCACCAAAAGCATTTTTGGAGTATGCCTTGGTCAACAAGCCATTGGAGAAGTCTACGGCGGTACTTTGTCCAATTTAGACAAAGTGTATCACGGGGTAGCTACAACGGTAAAAACGATTGTAAATGACGAACTTCTTTTTGACGGATTAGAACCGACATTCGAAGTGGGGCGCTACCATTCTTGGGTGGTCGATGCGAATGTCCCGGATGTTTTAGAAATCACATCCATAGACGAAAACGGTCAAGTGATGTCTTTGCGTCATAAAACCTATGATGTTCGCGGCGTACAATTTCACCCCGAAAGTGTATTGACTCCTGACGGAAAAAAAATGTTAGAGAATTGGGTAAAAAATTAG
- the lysA gene encoding diaminopimelate decarboxylase, producing MQGKDLLQLAEQFGTPLYVYDAEKIQSQFNRLTKAFSKVEKLRINYAMKALSNISILQLLKDMGSGLDTVSIQEVLLGLHAGYAPEKIFYTPNGVSLEEIEEVNALGVQINIDNLSILEQFGTKHPNVPVCIRINPHVMAGGNTNISVGHIDSKFGISIHQLPHLVRIVENTKMNIVGIHMHTGSDILDIEVFLYAAEILFDAARNFKNLEFLDFGSGFKVPYKKDDVQTDIEELGKKLSKRFNAFCVEYGKDLTLIFEPGKFLVSEAGYFLTKVNVVKQTTSTVFAGIDSGFNHLIRPMLYGSQHHIENISNPKGKERFYSVVGYICETDTFANNRRIAEIKEGDILSFHNAGAYCFSMSSNYNSRYKPAEVLWYNGKGHLIRAHEKFEDLLQNQIPLQIEATV from the coding sequence ATGCAAGGAAAAGACTTACTTCAATTAGCAGAACAATTTGGCACGCCATTATATGTTTATGATGCTGAAAAAATTCAATCGCAATTTAACAGATTAACAAAAGCTTTTTCTAAGGTTGAAAAACTTCGTATTAATTATGCGATGAAAGCATTGTCAAACATATCAATCCTTCAACTCTTAAAAGATATGGGGTCTGGTTTAGATACTGTTTCTATTCAAGAAGTTCTACTTGGATTGCATGCAGGTTACGCTCCAGAAAAGATTTTTTATACTCCAAATGGTGTTTCTTTAGAAGAAATAGAAGAAGTAAATGCTTTGGGTGTTCAAATAAACATTGATAATTTATCCATTCTAGAACAATTTGGTACAAAACACCCAAATGTTCCTGTATGCATACGTATTAATCCACACGTAATGGCTGGTGGAAACACTAACATTTCTGTAGGTCATATTGATAGCAAGTTTGGAATATCTATACATCAATTACCACATTTGGTTCGAATAGTAGAAAACACCAAAATGAACATCGTCGGGATCCATATGCATACGGGTTCGGATATTTTAGATATCGAAGTATTTTTATATGCAGCAGAAATTCTTTTTGACGCTGCTAGAAACTTCAAAAACCTTGAATTTTTAGATTTTGGTAGTGGTTTCAAAGTACCCTATAAAAAAGACGATGTACAAACAGATATCGAAGAATTAGGTAAAAAATTATCAAAACGTTTTAATGCTTTCTGTGTTGAGTACGGAAAAGACTTAACATTGATTTTTGAACCAGGTAAATTCTTAGTCAGTGAAGCTGGTTACTTTTTAACAAAAGTAAATGTTGTAAAACAAACTACATCAACTGTTTTTGCTGGAATTGATAGCGGTTTTAACCATTTAATTCGACCAATGCTTTATGGCTCTCAACATCATATCGAAAATATTTCTAATCCAAAAGGAAAAGAACGTTTCTATTCTGTAGTAGGTTATATCTGTGAAACCGATACTTTTGCAAATAATAGAAGAATCGCAGAAATAAAAGAGGGAGATATCCTTTCTTTCCACAACGCTGGTGCTTATTGCTTCTCTATGTCGTCTAATTATAACTCTAGATATAAACCCGCTGAAGTACTATGGTATAATGGTAAAGGGCATTTGATTCGAGCTCATGAAAAATTTGAAGATTTGCTTCAAAATCAAATTCCACTTCAAATAGAAGCAACCGTTTAA
- a CDS encoding transposase, which translates to MERKVRYDASFKLECVKLVLEKHYSCNYVSKQKGLNESNIRKWVRFYKQYGSIGLLPRKNQ; encoded by the coding sequence ATGGAAAGAAAAGTCAGATATGATGCTTCATTTAAACTTGAATGCGTAAAATTAGTATTAGAAAAACATTATTCGTGCAATTATGTTTCTAAACAAAAAGGTCTAAATGAGTCTAACATTCGTAAATGGGTTCGATTTTATAAGCAATATGGCAGTATTGGTTTGCTGCCAAGAAAAAACCAA
- a CDS encoding glutamate synthase subunit beta, whose amino-acid sequence MGKIGGFKEFNRADEGNIAVVERVANYNEFTIALPKDKIKEQGSRCMDCGIPFCHSSCPLGNLIPDFNDMVHQEEWQSALEILQSTNNFPEFTGRLCPAPCEKSCVLGIIKEPVAIENIEKNIIERGFAEGWIKPQPPAVRTGKKVAVVGSGPAGLAAAQQLNRAGHTVTVFERDNAIGGLLRYGIPNFKLEKGIIDRRVAILEAEGIVFKTNVNVGVNFSVEELNEFDSIVLCGGATERRGLPTKGADSKGVVQAMDFLTQQTKVLYGEEVPNQIKATGKDVIVIGGGDTGSDCIGTSNRQGAKSVTNFEIMPKPPVGRSESTPWPFWPLQLKTSSSHEEGCNRNWLINTKEFIANEKGELTALKTVEVAWKIVPGQRPELIEKEGSEKIWPCDLALLALGFTGPEKTLAEQLGLELDMRSNFKANNYQTNVPHIFTAGDMRRGQSLIVWAISEGREVAREVDLFLMGYTNLPTKGKGDLPSL is encoded by the coding sequence ATGGGAAAAATAGGAGGATTTAAAGAATTTAATAGAGCCGACGAAGGTAACATAGCTGTTGTTGAACGCGTTGCCAATTATAATGAATTCACAATTGCATTACCAAAAGATAAAATAAAAGAACAAGGTTCAAGATGTATGGATTGTGGCATCCCGTTTTGCCATAGCTCGTGTCCATTGGGGAATTTAATTCCTGATTTTAATGATATGGTACATCAAGAAGAATGGCAAAGTGCATTAGAAATATTGCAATCAACGAATAATTTTCCTGAATTCACAGGAAGATTATGCCCTGCACCATGTGAAAAATCATGCGTTCTAGGTATTATCAAAGAACCTGTTGCCATCGAAAATATCGAGAAAAACATTATAGAAAGAGGTTTTGCAGAAGGATGGATTAAACCACAACCGCCTGCAGTTCGAACTGGTAAAAAAGTTGCTGTTGTAGGTTCTGGACCAGCTGGTCTAGCGGCTGCACAACAACTCAATCGTGCTGGACATACTGTAACTGTTTTTGAAAGAGATAATGCTATTGGCGGATTGTTACGCTACGGAATTCCAAATTTCAAATTAGAGAAAGGAATAATCGATCGTCGTGTTGCTATTTTAGAAGCTGAAGGTATCGTTTTTAAAACCAATGTAAATGTTGGTGTAAACTTTTCAGTAGAAGAATTAAATGAATTTGATTCAATCGTTCTTTGTGGTGGAGCCACAGAAAGAAGAGGTTTACCTACAAAAGGAGCCGATAGCAAAGGCGTAGTTCAAGCTATGGATTTCCTAACACAACAAACTAAAGTTTTATACGGTGAAGAAGTTCCTAATCAAATCAAAGCTACAGGAAAAGATGTTATCGTAATAGGTGGTGGAGATACTGGATCTGACTGTATTGGAACTTCAAATAGACAAGGCGCAAAATCAGTTACCAATTTTGAGATTATGCCAAAACCTCCAGTGGGTCGAAGCGAATCTACTCCTTGGCCTTTTTGGCCACTACAACTAAAAACCTCTTCTTCACACGAAGAAGGTTGTAATAGAAATTGGTTAATCAACACCAAAGAATTTATTGCTAATGAAAAAGGAGAACTAACTGCACTAAAGACAGTAGAAGTTGCTTGGAAAATTGTTCCTGGACAACGTCCTGAACTAATTGAAAAGGAAGGTTCAGAGAAAATTTGGCCTTGTGATTTAGCATTACTAGCTCTTGGATTTACAGGACCTGAAAAAACTTTAGCAGAACAACTTGGTCTAGAATTGGATATGAGAAGTAACTTCAAAGCCAATAACTACCAAACTAATGTTCCTCATATTTTTACGGCTGGTGATATGAGAAGAGGGCAATCATTGATTGTTTGGGCTATTTCTGAAGGTCGTGAGGTTGCAAGAGAAGTTGATTTATTCTTAATGGGATACACCAACTTACCAACTAAAGGTAAAGGCGATTTGCCTTCATTATAA
- the pafA gene encoding alkaline phosphatase PafA, with protein MNKVFVLVFLLVSSFSIGQQRPKLVIGIVVDQMKAEYLDRFYDDYSQNGFKRLMNNGYAFNNMNYNYVPTYTAPGHASIYTGTTPATHGIIGNDWYIRETGKNRYCTDDDSVITLVAGTEKEGMMSPKNLFSTTVTDELRMATNFKGKVIGLSIKDRGAILPAGHFANWAFWFSKSGDFISSSFYGDKMPDWVTKFNNEKRYLNYIQKGWGLLKPTVDYNESLPDDNPYEGKIDKSKAPVFPYDLNKLYKESGADILRTTPFGNDLLADIALQAIESENLGKDNDTDFLTVSFSSTDYVGHTFGPRSMEIQDTYLRLDLTLARMLDYLDKNVGKDNYLLFLTADHAAAENPIFLRDRKYDVTNVPSKETFKSLEKFSIATYGVNLISNYSNYNIYLNRDLIKTKGLELNVVKQAFKAFILDLPHIKRVYTDEEILASSGGDYYLNFIFKGFDPKQNGDLVLVQKTGFLEYNETGTTHGTPNSYDTNVPLLFYGWHVPKGESYKKVYITSIAPTLSKMLKITFPNGTEAEVLEELLISK; from the coding sequence ATGAATAAAGTTTTTGTATTAGTATTCTTGCTTGTTTCCAGTTTTTCCATTGGTCAGCAACGTCCTAAACTTGTTATTGGAATAGTTGTGGATCAAATGAAAGCTGAATATTTAGATAGGTTTTATGATGATTATTCACAAAACGGATTCAAGCGTTTAATGAATAATGGTTATGCATTTAATAATATGAATTATAACTATGTACCTACTTATACTGCTCCAGGACATGCTTCAATTTATACAGGAACTACTCCTGCAACTCACGGTATAATTGGTAATGATTGGTATATTCGTGAAACTGGTAAAAACAGGTATTGTACAGATGACGATTCTGTAATTACATTAGTTGCTGGAACTGAAAAAGAAGGAATGATGTCACCAAAAAATCTATTTTCAACTACTGTTACTGATGAGTTGCGAATGGCAACTAATTTTAAAGGAAAAGTTATAGGTTTGAGCATTAAAGATAGGGGAGCTATTTTGCCTGCAGGGCATTTTGCAAATTGGGCATTTTGGTTTAGTAAATCTGGAGATTTTATTTCAAGTTCTTTTTATGGTGATAAGATGCCTGATTGGGTTACTAAATTTAATAATGAAAAACGTTATTTGAATTACATTCAGAAAGGATGGGGTTTGTTAAAACCTACTGTTGATTATAATGAGAGTCTTCCTGATGATAATCCATACGAAGGGAAAATAGATAAATCAAAGGCTCCCGTTTTTCCTTATGATTTGAATAAATTGTACAAAGAATCTGGTGCTGATATTCTTAGAACAACACCCTTTGGAAATGATTTGTTAGCAGATATCGCTTTGCAGGCTATTGAAAGTGAAAATTTAGGAAAAGATAATGATACCGACTTTTTAACTGTTAGTTTTTCTTCAACGGACTATGTAGGACATACTTTTGGCCCAAGGTCGATGGAAATTCAAGATACTTATTTGCGTTTGGATTTAACTTTAGCTAGAATGTTAGACTATCTTGATAAGAATGTTGGTAAGGACAATTATTTGCTTTTTTTAACTGCAGATCATGCTGCTGCTGAGAACCCTATTTTTTTAAGAGATCGTAAATATGATGTTACGAATGTGCCATCAAAAGAGACTTTCAAATCTCTTGAGAAGTTTTCAATAGCGACTTATGGGGTAAACTTAATATCAAATTATTCTAATTATAATATTTATTTAAATAGAGATTTAATTAAAACCAAAGGATTAGAATTAAATGTTGTTAAACAAGCTTTTAAGGCTTTTATTTTGGATTTGCCTCACATTAAAAGGGTGTATACTGATGAAGAAATTTTGGCGTCATCAGGAGGTGATTATTATTTAAATTTTATTTTTAAAGGATTTGATCCTAAACAGAATGGTGATTTAGTATTGGTTCAAAAAACGGGTTTTTTGGAATATAATGAAACAGGTACTACACATGGTACTCCAAATAGTTATGATACTAATGTTCCATTGTTATTTTATGGTTGGCATGTTCCTAAAGGAGAATCTTATAAAAAAGTTTACATAACATCAATAGCACCAACTTTGTCAAAAATGCTTAAAATCACTTTTCCAAATGGAACTGAAGCTGAAGTCTTGGAAGAACTCTTGATTTCTAAATAA